One Drosophila willistoni isolate 14030-0811.24 unplaced genomic scaffold, UCI_dwil_1.1 Seg302, whole genome shotgun sequence DNA segment encodes these proteins:
- the LOC124461291 gene encoding uncharacterized protein LOC124461291, translated as MLRFSNSVTLPRLSRSCRYFATTRLCSSQQHAYFAMSRQPNYIVTSQHGYMVTPHQHVPFAPTHQSGNIATTQQYNNVVTSQQDNYVTTSRNYLSKTLVPEFNPSSVKSLDSHQFVKRVENV; from the exons ATGTTGCGTTTCAGCAACTCGGTAACACTGCCACGTCTCAGCAGATCATGTCGATACTTCGCAACAACTCGGCTATGCAGCTCTCAGCAGCACGCTTACTTTGCTATGTCTCGGCAACCCAATTACATTGTTACATCGCAACACGGCTATATGGTTACGCCTCACCAACACGTACCCTTCGCTCCGACTCATCAAAGTGGTAACATTGCTACGACCCAGCAGTACAATAACGTCGTTACATCACAGCAAGATAATTATGTTACAACGTCACGGAATTACCTAAGCAAAA CTCTTGTTCCTGAATTTAATCCATCGTCCGTAAAATCATTGGATTCGCATCAGTTTGTTAAACGTGTGGAAAACGTCTGA